CCGAAACCACAGGCGCGGGTGCGGCGACGCCCGCCGTGGCAGCCTGGTAGCTTTCCGAAACCTCGCGCAATTCACGCAGGGCGAACGCTCCGATGGCATCGACCACGCCGCCGAGGTTGTGCCCGCGCACGGAGACATCGTGGCTCATAAAGACCAGACGCAAGTGCTCGCATTTGCCCGTGCCATCGCCAGTCGCTACATCCGGTTCGTAACTCACGCCGTGGAAACAAGCCCACGGAAGCAGCCAGCATTGTTTGTCCCGCCTTATGAGGCGCAGGAATGGCGGTGGCGTCGCCGAAGTCTCGCGTTTTTCGGACGCGGCACTGCCGTTTCCGGACGATGTGATATTACCACCGGCGGCCCGGGCCAGGCGGTGGCGTTCGATTTCATTTTTCAGGCTCATAATTGTATTCCCCTTGATTGGTCTTGTTGCGGTTGCTGTTTCTGTTGCGGAGGCGGCACCCATTGCCGGAGCGATTCGTGCAAACGTTGCTGCGCCTTCAACGACAACTGGTGCTGAAATGCCTCCTTGAGTCTCTGGCGCACGGCCTCGGCGGTCGCCTCGTCGGGCTTGACAGACAGCGCCAGTTCGCGGTCGGACTCGCGCTCGACGTTCAGCCGCAGCGCCTCCTTGTCGCTGGTAAACACGACGACTTTCCGCCGCGCCCGCGATATGCCCACATACCATTGCTGGCGGCTCATCATAGACGCTTGTTCGCCGTCATGGGCGACGAGCACGGTATCGACGGTCTTGCCCTGCGAGGCATAGGTCGTAACCGCGTAGCCGCGCACAAACATCCGCTGCGACGGCGCGAGCGTTTTCGAGACTCCCGCGTCATCACGCACGCGGATGCGCCCGTCCTTCATCACGCGCCGCACCGTCACCAGTTCGCCGTTGCGAACCGCCGCGCCGTCGGCGGATTTACTGTTGAACTTCATCTGCAAGCGGTCGCCCCGCGCCAGTTCCAATTCACTCGTCCTGGTGACGACAAAGCGGTCCGCGCATTTGTAGCTCACGGTCGTGGCGCGCCCGTCCTTGCGCAAGGTAACGCCGTGTTCGTCGGCACCGGCAATCTCGCACCAGTCCCCCCGCTGAAAACGTCCGTAACCGCGAATGAACAAAACCCCTGAGTCCGGCGTGTAGAAGCGCGCATCATGCTTTTGCGCCTCGCTCAAGTCTACCGACTGCCACGACACCACCGGCCTGCCCGCGCCCAGCCTGCCGGTCTCGCGCAGACGCGCGCGGATGGCGTCGTTGGCCGCGTGCACGTCATCCCAGGTCTGCGCCACCGCGAGCACCCGTTCCTTGCGGCTCAGCGCCCCGCAATATTCACGCGCCAGTTCCACCATGCGTTCGCCGGCATCAAGTTCACGAATGCACCCCATTGCATCCAGTTTGTCGAATGAAGCCGCCAGCCGGCCCTCCGCCGCAGCCTTCACCGCCGAGCGGTATTTTCGCACAAACGCCTTTTCTTCCCGCGATGCCACCGCCTCCGGGTCCTGCCTTCGGATTTTTTTCAAATGCACCGTCTGCAAATTCGTGTGCTCCTCGATGGCACGCAGCGCGTCCGAGGCGGCCACGGCACCCTGCTGCCGCGTGTCGCCCGACAGGATCAACCGCCCGCCGCAGGCCCGCACCTGGTCAACCAGCGCGCGCATGTCGCGCCCGCCGATCTGCCCGGCCTCATCGAGAATCACGACCGCTCCGCGCGGCAGTTGCCCTCCCGCCCCGTCCGCGCCTCCCGCCAGCAGCTTTGCCAAAGTGTCCGCCGAGGCGAGGCCGTCGCGACGCAAATCTGCCGCCTGCTGGTGTTGCGGCGCGAACACGAGCACGGGATGCCCCGCCGCCTCCACCCCCCGCACGACCTCGCGCACCGCAAATGTTTTCCCCACTCCCGCCGCCCCTTGGAACACCGTGATAAAATCCCGGCTGCGCAGGATGCGCAGCACCGCTCCGCGCTGTTCCGCCGACAACGATTCCGCCGGTTGATGCCCCGCGTTGAACGCGGCATGGCTTCGCATCCCGTTTTGCGCGTCGAGCACAAGGGAAAACTCGCACACCAGCGCCTCGCGGTTGGTCAGCTTGCGCGACTTCGCATCGCGAATGTAATCGCGCTTCGCCATCTCGTTTTCCAAGTCTTCCAAGGAAAAATTTTGACCGCGCCCGCGAGCCAGGGCCGCCGACATCAGCTCGTAGTCGCCGACCACCGAACGCCGCTCAAACAGGTGCTCGTCCGCCCATGCCACAAATCCGGGCAGCCCGCATTTTTCCGAGGACTCCACCGGCAGCGGCGGCGGCAGGCGCGCCGGCTCCAACTTTGCCAGCGCCTCATGTTCGGAGGCGGGCATTTCCGAGGCCCAGCGCGGATGCAGTTTTTCCGCGCACAGGCTTCTTATTTTGCGCCGCCGCTTGTCCTGCGCGACCTGCGCGCGGAGAGCCTTTTCGTTGCCACGCAATCCTTCCTCCGCGATGCGTTTTTTCGTCTCCGCATCAATCTGCTGATGCCGCTTGGAAAAGCGGGCAATCACGCCCTCCGGCACCCCCTGAATCTCAAATCCGGTCGGCGTGTTGACGATTTCATAGCCAAGATTTCGGAGCCCCTTCGCCATCTCATGGTAGTAAAGATTCTCGGCGAACTTTTGGGCGCGATACATGCCCGTCGCGTGAAGCGCCTTCCACTTTTCCTCCGTCCAGTCGTAGGTCGCGTTGAACACCACGCAGTGCGTGTGCAGGTGCGGATCAAGCTCCCGGCTGGTGTCATGCCGGAACAACGCGGCGACGATTCCCCCGGTCACGCGCTCGCCGTTCTCGCCGTCCTTGCGCACGCGCGTCTCGGCGAACTTTTCCAATTCATCCACCATCGCGCGAACGGCGCGGTCATGGAGTTCGATAATCCGGGCATCCTGCCAAAGCGCGACCACCGAAATCGACTTCGGCGGACTGATCGTGAAGTCGTAAAACACGCGGCGGTTCGACACCGTGTGTTCGCCTTCCCGACGGGTCGTGTTGCGCCGCATCGTCAAGAGTTGTCCGGTTTCCGGGTGCTGACCCTCGCACATCGCCAAGAAACTTTTTTCATCCACCACGCCGTCGAGTCCGAGCATGGACGCGGCGACACCGCGCCACTCGCCGCGCACCACATGGCCGTCCATGTAGTAGTCTCCCGTGGCCAGATGCTCGCGAAAATACCCCTCCGCGTTGGACAAATTCAACTGCGGCTTGGCCGTCAGCATGGCAGCACCTCCCTCGCGACACGCGCGTGAAGAATGCGGACAGGCCGCGCCCACCCGGAACGCACTCGCGTTCTTTTTGAGCAATACGCCTCTCCCCTTGCCGTGGCCGGCAATGATTTTTTCGGGCCTTGCATGACCGCAGCCTACCGGAGGCGCGCGAAAAGAAATAGGGGCGGTATCCACATTCCAAATACCCGGATTTCCGGCGACATGCGGACGGCGCACGGGCGCGACCGCATGACGCCTGTCCGCACTGCCCGACCTTCACAAAATCGCGCCGCGCCCCCGCGTGCCTTGTGGCGCGGCGCGACCTCGTGAGGCGCGGGGACGCACCGGCGCACGGACGGGGAGCCAGAACGTCGGCGGGCGGAGGCGGGGCGCGGGTGCGCGCGCGCCGCCGGTGAGGCGGTGCCCTCTTTTTTTGCGCGCCTCCGCCCGCCGCCGTCCATGCTCCCCTGGCGCGGGAAAACACTCCGCATTTTGCTCCGCCGGAAATGCGGACAATGGCCGCGTGACACGCCACCGGGCATTAAGAAATCTGCCCTGCCCGTCGTCCACAATCACCCTATCACATCGGTCAATGTAGAGCTCGCTGGCGTTCGCCTCCACACCGCCCGTCCGCGCGGGGCGCAGCCGGGCTTTGACTCGATGTGAGTCCGGACGGACGAGATCGGGCGAGGCCGAGGATAACCCGGCACACCGCCGGGAACGGACCGCGCCTGATTTCATTTCCGAACATGAATCAAAAGGCTCGAACCAAACGCGACCTCGCCAGAACCGAAAGCACCCAGGCCATCGAAAGACTCCGCAAGAATTACCTCAAGGTCGGCGACACCGTTTACGTCTTTCTCCGCCGCATCAGCAGGAGCGGCACGTGCCGATGGATTGACCTTTACACCGTGCGCGAAAAAAAGCCGCTGCGCATCACCTGGAGCGCGGCCAAGGCGCTGGCCACCCGATACGATTCGCGACGCGAGGCCATCCGTGTGGAGGGTTGTGGTTTCGATTGCGGCCACTCGCTGGTGCATGACCTCGCATGGCGGCTTTTCGGCAACAGCGACGCCCTTGACCACCGCTGGCTTTGACCGGCATCCGGCGGCGTCCCGCACGGCGCGGCGGCGCCCGCCTTCGTCGTGTTTTTATCCGGGCAACCGCTCGCGGGCAATCACGCCGGACGGACGCGAGCCCGTATTTTATATTTGGATACAATCGAGAAAAATTGCGCCCGGAAAATCGCGTTGCGCACCCGCGCACTCCATCGTCACCACGCTTAAAACCCTTGCCTGCTGCGTGTTCCGAATTGTGTCACACCCGTCAATGTATTGCTCGCCCTCGCAAGCTCGGGCTGCGCTCCACACCGGACGCCTCCGCACCTGCTCCGGCGTCCTTTGACTGGGTGTGCCCTCGGAACGACGTGAATCGGGCAAGGCTGTCACGAATACCCCGGCATGTC
This genomic stretch from Termitidicoccus mucosus harbors:
- the mobF gene encoding MobF family relaxase encodes the protein MLTAKPQLNLSNAEGYFREHLATGDYYMDGHVVRGEWRGVAASMLGLDGVVDEKSFLAMCEGQHPETGQLLTMRRNTTRREGEHTVSNRRVFYDFTISPPKSISVVALWQDARIIELHDRAVRAMVDELEKFAETRVRKDGENGERVTGGIVAALFRHDTSRELDPHLHTHCVVFNATYDWTEEKWKALHATGMYRAQKFAENLYYHEMAKGLRNLGYEIVNTPTGFEIQGVPEGVIARFSKRHQQIDAETKKRIAEEGLRGNEKALRAQVAQDKRRRKIRSLCAEKLHPRWASEMPASEHEALAKLEPARLPPPLPVESSEKCGLPGFVAWADEHLFERRSVVGDYELMSAALARGRGQNFSLEDLENEMAKRDYIRDAKSRKLTNREALVCEFSLVLDAQNGMRSHAAFNAGHQPAESLSAEQRGAVLRILRSRDFITVFQGAAGVGKTFAVREVVRGVEAAGHPVLVFAPQHQQAADLRRDGLASADTLAKLLAGGADGAGGQLPRGAVVILDEAGQIGGRDMRALVDQVRACGGRLILSGDTRQQGAVAASDALRAIEEHTNLQTVHLKKIRRQDPEAVASREEKAFVRKYRSAVKAAAEGRLAASFDKLDAMGCIRELDAGERMVELAREYCGALSRKERVLAVAQTWDDVHAANDAIRARLRETGRLGAGRPVVSWQSVDLSEAQKHDARFYTPDSGVLFIRGYGRFQRGDWCEIAGADEHGVTLRKDGRATTVSYKCADRFVVTRTSELELARGDRLQMKFNSKSADGAAVRNGELVTVRRVMKDGRIRVRDDAGVSKTLAPSQRMFVRGYAVTTYASQGKTVDTVLVAHDGEQASMMSRQQWYVGISRARRKVVVFTSDKEALRLNVERESDRELALSVKPDEATAEAVRQRLKEAFQHQLSLKAQQRLHESLRQWVPPPQQKQQPQQDQSRGIQL